The DNA segment CGACActccaacaacaacaaaaaaaactacaaacgGAAATACCCAAAATACCATCCTCTTCTATCTCCAGCTCTTTACATAACCATAGAAGAGAACTTGACCTTCCAGATATTAATACTTTACAAAATGACCACAAATACTACATACTTAACCCAAGAAAACTGCTTACTCCGTTACCTATTTACACtcttagaaaattaaaaaaaaaactccaaatggTCGATCTTtcgtactctctctctctctcaacttcCCTCAAAGATTAATTCCACACATCTCCATATCATTTAACAACATTATGTACGACTCACTAACTGGTTTTTGTGAAGTTAAATTCAACAGAGTGTGTGTAGTTCTCTGAGGGTGGTTCTAAGCCAAGGCAGGGATGCTGCAGTTTCTACTGTCCCTATCGAGGCAATCAAACCCTTCGATCCTGACCGCTGGGCTGTTACCAAAATTGCCTCTAACACATCCTCCTTTTCTcccagaggaagaagaagaaggagacgaGGGAGGTTGGCCCAGCAGAGTCGAGATCGGCGAAGAAGAGATTTCATCTCTGAATCGAGCATCCTGTGTTAATGGGTTAGCGACTCTGCTCGGCGGCGACCCACATAAAAACGGGGACGGCGAGTCTAATACCTGCGTTTGATGAACTTGTTCCGTA comes from the Brassica napus cultivar Da-Ae chromosome A7, Da-Ae, whole genome shotgun sequence genome and includes:
- the LOC106452784 gene encoding uncharacterized protein LOC106452784 isoform X4, which codes for MNHWAVQPNAFAAGGDLRNSVSVVERDQTVVVCPKPRRIGLRNPLHHPSRSLRCYSHQVESKAETDILDIILTKDGYGTEQVHQTQVLDSPSPFLCGSPPSRVANPLTQDARFRDEISSSPISTLLGQPPSSPSSSSSGRKGGCVRGNFGNSPAVRIEGFDCLDRDSRNCSIPALA